Genomic window (Actinomycetes bacterium):
CAGGACTACCCGATCGAGCAGTACATCCGCGACGCCAAGATCGACACCCTGTACGAGGGAACCACCGCGATCCAGGGCCAGGACCTGTTCTTCCGCAAGATCGTGCGGGACAAGGGCCAGGCGCTGACCCGGCTGCTCACCGACGTGCAGGAGCTCGCCAAGGGCGACGCCGGGAACGGCCGGCTGGCCCACGAGCGGGAGCTGCTGGGCAAGGGCCTGGAGGACGTGCAGGGCATGGTCGGGACGATGGTCGGCCAGCTGACCTCCTCGCAGGAGGACGCGCGCAACATCTACAAGGTCGGGCAGAACACCACCCGGCTGCTGTACTCGCTCGGCGACCTGGTGGTGGCCTGGCTGCTCATGCGGCAGGCAGACGTCGCCATCACGGCGCTGGCCGGCGCGCCGTCCGACCGCGACCGGGCCTTCTACGAAGGCAAGGTCGCCGCGGCCCAGTTCTTCGTCCGGCAGGTGCTGCCTCAGCTCAGCGCGCAGCGGGCCATCGCCGAGGCGACGGACAACGCGCTGATGGACCTCCCGGAGGAGGCCTTCTAGGTCACGACCGCACCGGGCCGGCTCTCACTGGGGGTGGAGCCGGCCCGGTGACGTTTGACCGGGCCGCGCTGTGGGCAGATAGCCGGGCGGTCGTCGGGCCGCCCTCCGGCCCGGCCGGTTCCGCAGGGAGGTCGTCCGTGGGTGTCGTTGCCAGCCTGCTCCTCGTCATCATCGGGGCGCTTCTGCACGTCGCCGCTCCGGCCACGGTGCCCGGGCTCGACCTGACCCTCGTAAGCACGTTCCTGTTCGCGGTCGGCGCGGCGGGACTGGTGCTGCCCCGCCTGCCGATCCGCACCCGGCGCGGGACGCACGCCGTCGGGCGTAGCCTCCACGACGACCGTTCCTGACGTTCGGAGGGCTGCCATGGGCCGTCGCCTCGCGATCGGCCTGCTGGCCCTCGGGCTCAGCGCCGCCGCCCTGGGCGCCCCAGTCACTTCCGCCTCCGCGGCACCAGCCGTCACGGCCGCGCGACCCGGCTCGCTGGTCAGCGTGGCCACCGGGGTGACGTTCAGCCTGCGCGGCCGGGGCTTCGGCCAGGCCGTGCTCGTGACGTCGGCGACGGACGGCACCGGACGGTTGTTCGTCGTCGACCGGGTCGGCCGCATCTTCTCCTGGGTGCCCGGCCAGCCGGCCCGGTTGTACCTGGACCTGCGCTCCCGGGTGAACAGCACCGGCGGCGAGCAGGGCCTGCTCGGGCTCACCTTCCACCCCGGCTTCCGCACCGTCCCGATCGTGTTCGTCTCCTACACCGACAGCACCGGAGCGCTGCGGGTGTCCCGGTTCCGGCTGCCGTCCTTCACGACCCCGGCGGTCAGCCCGCGGCTGGAGCAGATCGTGCTGACCGTCCCGCACCCGACCTACCGCAACCACAACGCGGGCATGCTGGTGTTCGGCCCGGATAGTCGCCTCTACGTATCCACCGGGGACGGCGGTGGCGCGGGCGACCCGTTCGCCCACGCGCAGAGCCTCGCCTCGCTCAGCGGCAAGATCCTGCGACTCAACGTGACCCAGGGCTGCGCCCCCCACCCCTACTACTGCATCCCGCCGGACAACCCCTTCGTCGGGCGGGCCGGGGCTCGCCAGGAGATCTGGCACTACGGCCTGCGCAACCCGTGGCGGTTCAGCATCGACCCGGTCACCGGGACGATGTGGATCGGCGACGTGGGCCAGGACCGGGCCGAGGAGATCGACGCCGCGGTGCCGTCCATGAAGGGGCTGAACTTCGGCTGGTCCTGCCGCGAGGGCACCTCCGTCTACAACGCGGCCCGCTGCTCGGCCACCGCGCGGTACGTCCCGCCCGTCGTCGTCGTCCCGCACCCGCAGGCCGAGGCGCTGATCGGCGGCGTCGTGTACCGCGGCAGCCGGTTCGCTGCGACCTTCGCCGCCCGGTACATCCTCGGCGACTACGTCACCGGCACCCTGTGGACCCGTCCGTCGACCGGCGGAGCGGCCACGGTGGCCGGCAAGCTGCCGGGGGTGACCTCGTTCGGTACCGACCAGGGCGGTGAGATCTGGGCCACCACGCTGGCCGGCGGCGTCTACCAGCTGGCCACCGCCAGCTGAGCACCGGCGCGGAGCGGGCCGAGCCCGGGGTCGGAACCGGGGGGATCCGGATGTTCCTGGACACCTGGGAGCAGCTCAACCGGGAGCAGCAGGAACGGGTCATCGGCCGGACCAAGGACACCGGCGCCCCGCTGACCGGCGGCGCCGAGAGGGACCAGCCCGACTTCTCCGCCCCGAACCCGGACGGCTCGCTGGTCATCCCGGCGACGGCGCACGTGCGCCTGTCCCACCCGACCTCGACCCGCGGGGCCCGGATCTTCCGCCGCGGCTTCAGCTACGACGACGGCGCGCCGGACGACGGCAGCCGGGACGCCGGCTTGCTGTTCCTGGCCTGGCAGGCGGACCCCCGCAAGGGGTTCTTGCCCGTCCAGTCCCGCATCGACATGGGTGACCGGCTCAACGCGTTCAGCCGCGCCGTCGGGTCGGCGATCTTCGCCTGCCCGCCGGGCGTCACCGAGGGCAGCTACCTCGGCGCGGCGCTGCTGGAGGCCTGAGCCGCGGAGTCCCCGGTTCTGGTCCCCGGTGGGCGACGAGGCCGGTCGGAGGGGCAGGATGGGCCTGACGTGACAACCCGAAGGGATGCTCTATGGCGATCGCGACCGTGAATCCGGCCACTGGTGAGACTGTCCAGACATTCCAGCCGCAGACCCCCGACGAGGTCGGTGCGGCGATCGCCCGCGCCGACGCGGCGTTCCGCGAGCTGCGCGGCACCACGTTCGAGCAGCGCGCCGCCTGGATGCGCGCCGCCGCCGACCTGGTGGACGCCGACAACGAGTCGCTCGCCCGGATCATGACCACCGAGATGGGCAAGACGCTGCGGTCGGCGCGGGCCGAGGCCGCCAAGTGCGCGAAGGCGATGCGCTTCTACGCCGACCGGGCCGAGGGCTATCTGGCCGACGAGCCGGCCGACGCCGCCGCGGTGGGCGCGCTGCGCGCCTACACCCGCTACCAGCCACTCGGCATCGTGCTCGCGGTCATGCCCTGGAACTTCCCGATGTGGCAGGTCGTCCGGTTCGCCGCGCCGGCCTTGATGGCCGGCAACGTCGGCCTGCTCAAGCACGCGTCGAACGTGCCGCAGACCGCGATGTACCTGCACGACCTGTACCGCCGGGCCGGGTTCCCCGAGGGGGCGTTCCAGACCCTGCTGATCGGCTCGCGGGGCGTCGAGCGGGTGCTGCGCGACCCGCGGGTCAAGGCCGCCACGCTCACCGGCTCGGAGCCGGCGGGGCAGTCGGTGGCCGCCATCTGCGGCAACGAGATCAAGAAGACCGTGCTCGAGCTCGGCGGCTCGGACGCCTTCGTCGTCATGGCGTCGGCCGACATCGACAAGGCCGTCTCCACGGCGATCGTGGCGCGCTGCCAGAACAACGGGCAGTCGTGCATCGCGGCCAAGCGGTTCATCGTGCACACCGACGTCTACGACACGTTCGTGGCGAAGTACGTCGAGCAGATGAGCGCCCTCGTCGTCGGCGACCCGATGGACGACGCGACCGACGTCGGCCCGCTGGCCACCGAGTCCGGCCTCACCGACATCGTCGAGCTGGTCGAGGACGCCCGTACCAAGGGCGCCGAGATCCTGTGCGGCGGTGAGCGGGTCGGCAGCGCCGGCTGGTTCTACGCGCCCACCGCGGTCGCCGGACTCAAGCCGGACATGCGGATGTACGCCGAGGAGACGTTCGGTCCGGTGGCCGGGCTGTACCGGGTGGCCGACATCGACGAGGCCATCGAGGTAGCCAACTCAACGGCCTTCGGGCTGGGGTCCAACGCCTGGACGAACGACCCGGCCGAGCAGGAGCGGCTCATCAACGGCCTCGAGGCCGGCGCTGTCTTCGTCAACGGCATGACGACGTCCTACCCCGAGCTGCCGTTCGGCGGGATCAAGCGCTCCGGCTACGGACGCGAGCTCTCCGCCCATGGCATCCGGGAGTTCTGCAACCTCAAGACCGTCTGGGTCGGCTGACTCCACCGCTGGTTCCAAGGGGAGGGCGGCAACGGTGAGCCACGTCCGGCACCCGATGTTCGCGCGGCTGTACCCGCCGCTGTCCCGCAGCATGGACCGGCACGGGTTCGCCGAGCAGCGGCAGCGCATGCTGGCCCCGACCAGCGGCCGCGTGGTCGAGGTGGGAGCCGGGAACGGGCTGAACTTCGCGCACTACCCCGCCGGGGTGAGCGAGGTGGTCGCGGTGGAGCCCGAGGACCACCTGCGCGACCTGGCACGGGCGGCCGCCAGCCTGGCGGCGGTGCCGGTTGACGTCGTCGACGGCGTCGCGGAGGCGCTGCCCTTCCCGGACGCGTCCTTCGACGCGGCCGTCGCCTCCCTCGTGCTGTGCTCGGTCGAGGAACCCGTCCAGGCCGCCGCCGAGCTGCTGCGGGTGCTGCGACCGGGCGGGCTGCTGGTGTTCCTCGAGCACGTCAGCAGCGACTCCCCCGCCCGCAGGCGGGTGCAGCGTGGCCTGGACGCCGTGCTGTGGCCGCACGTGGCCGGCGGCTGCCGGCTGAGCCGGGACACGATGGGCACGCTCTCCGACGCCGGGTTCGTGGTCGAGGAGCGGCACCGGCTCGGCTCGGGCGGGCTCGGCTTCCTGGACCCGACCGCCCCGCACGTGTCAGGCACCGCCCGGCGTCCCGCGTAGGAACAGCTGCAGCTTGACCGCGCCGCCGGGCACCACCCGGACCGGGATCCCCCAGTCCTGCTGGTGCACGTGGCAGGCCGGGAACTCGGCGCCCTCGTCACAGGACGCAGCGAACGCCGCCACGTGCAGCACCCCCTCGCTGACGTCGTCCGACAGGACGAGCGTCCGACTCAGGTCGGTGCCGCTGCCGGCCCCGTCCGCGAGCAGCTGGGATGGGGTCGCCGAGACCAGCAGCCGGGTCGACGGGCCGTAGCGCTCGTCCAGCTTCTGCCCGGACGGCGGCTCGAAGAGCACCGCCAGGTCGAACAGACCGGCCGCCAGGTCCGTGGCCGGGCGCTGCGTGCGAAACGCCGACGCCGGGACCCGCAGCGTCTCGTCGGGCAGCCGTACCCGGGTCAGCCGGTGCGCCGCCGACTCCACCACGAGCAGGTCGCCCTCGACGACGAGCGCTCCGCTCGGTTCCCGCAGGCCGGTGACCAGGGTGGTGACCTGCGCCGTCACCGGGTCGTACCGGCGTACCGACCCGTTGTAGGTGTCGCAGACCGCCACGCTGCCGTCGGGTAGCCCGGTGACGCCCAGCGGATGCTGCAGCAGGGCCGCACTGGCCGGCCCGTCGACGTGCCCGAAGTCGAACAGCCCGCGGCCGACATGGCTGGCCACCGCACCGTGCGCCAGGGACCGCAACGACGAGGTCTCGCTGTCGACGAGCCATAGCCGGTCGCCGTCGACGGCCAGCCCCGACGTCTGGGCGAACCACGCCTCCTCGGGCGGCCCGTCGCGCAGGCCCTCGTTCGTCGTCCCGGCCAGCACCTCGACCGCGCCGCTGCGCGGGTCGAACCGCCACAGCTGGTGGATGCCCGCCATCGCCACGGCCACGACCCCGTCGAACCAGGCGACGTCCCACGGGCTGGACAGCGCCTGCGTGCCGTCGCCCTGCATCCACTGCGCGCCGGTGCCGGCGACCGTCGTCACGCTCCCGTCGTCCAGCCGCACCCCGCGCAGGGCGTGGTTGACCGTGTCCGCCACCACGAGGTCGTAGCCGGCTGCGCCGGCGACGTCCGGGGGCAGCAGGCACAGCCCGTTCGGCTCGGTGAACCGCGCCTCGCTCGCCGCGCCGTCCACCAGCCCGCGCCGCCCGGAGCCGATCCGGCGCACCAGCGTCTCGCCGTCGGGAGCCAGCTCGGCCAGGCTGTGGTGGCCGGCGTCCGCGACCAGCAGGTTCCCGGTGGGCAGCCGGACCGCCTTGGCCGGGAACCGTAGGGTGGTCGGCTCGGGCGCCGGCGGCTGGTACGGCGCGTCCCCGCGGCGCAGGGTGCCCTTGGCCGCGTGCTCGGCGACCAGCTCGGCGACCAAGCTGTCCAGGCTGTGGCCGTGCCCCTCCCCGGACAGCTGTGCGACCAGGTAGCCCTCCGGGTCGACGACGGCCAGGGTCGGCCAGGCCCGCACCGCGTAGGCGCTCCAGGTCTGCAGCTCCGGGTCGTCGAGGACCGGATGACGGACGCCGTACCGCTCCACAGCGGCCGCGAGCGCCGCCGGGTCCGCCTCGTGGACGAACTTCGGCGAGTGGACGCCGACGACGACCAGGACGTCGCCGTACTTCTCCTCCAACGGCCGCAGCTCGTCCAGCACGTGCAGGCAGTTGATGCAGCAGAAGGTCCAGAAATCGAGGAGGACGACGCGCCCGCGCAGGTCCGCGAGCGTGTAGGAGCGGTCGCCGGTGTTCAGCCAGGCCCGGCCGGTCAGCTCGGGTGCGCGCAGTCGGACCACCGCCCCATCTTGGCCCAGCCCGGGCCGTCCCGCCGAAGGGCCCTGGCGCGTGCGGTCCTTCAGCGCCGACCATGGAGCCGTGGCCGGCCGGGGGTTGCGTGGGCCCGGCGGGTGGGTCGTGGTGTCGTGCGGCGCCGCCGTGCTGCTGGCCGCCTGCAGCGGCGGCGGCTCCGACTCCACCCAGCGGAGCGCGTCGCCCACCCCGAGCGCCAGCACGTCGAGCACGCCGACCGCCGTCTCGCCGTACGTCACCCTGGTGCCGCTGCCCGTCGGCTGCGTCACCGTGGGGCCGGAGATCGTCGGCGTGAAGGTGTACCTGGTGCAGCAGGCGCTCGGCCTGGTGGGTCACCTCGACCGGTACGACGCGGCCACCGCGTCCGCCGTCCGCGGCTTCCAGGCGGCGCACGGCCTGCCGGTGACCGGGCGGGTCGACGAGCGCACCTGGACGGCGTTGCGGACCGGCCAGCCGTTCTGCATCGACCGGTACACCGCCCAGCCGACCCTCGGCCCGAGCGGGACCGCCGCGGCCCGGTCCGCGGCCATGCTGGGCTACGCAGTCAGCCGGCTGGGCGTGCCCTACATCTGGGGCGGCGCCGGGCCGATCGGCTACGACTGCTCAGGGCTGGCGCTGCAGGCGATGTACGCCGGCGGTCGGGTCGTCCCCGGGGTCAGCACCGACCTGCACATCCAGGCCACCTTCAACACAGCCGAGGCGATCTACCGGTCGTCGGCGCTGCTGCACGTACCGCTCGGGCAGCGCCGGGCGGGTGACCTGGTGCTCTGGGGGAGCGACTTCGGCCACCTGGCCCTCTACCTTGGGAACGACCGCATCGTGGAGGCGGTCCGACCGTCCATCCGTACGGCGTCGCTGTGGGTCCATGGCGCCCCGCTGCCGACCGTCGTCCGACCGTTCCCGGGGTGAGGCCATGCGTCGAGCACGACGGATCCAGCTGCCGCTGTGGGGCGCCCTGCTGATGCTGGTCGTGGGCCTGCTCGGCATCCCGGCGGGCCCGGCCCGGGCCGCGACGCCGCCGTACGAGCGGATCGGCACCAGCGCCCAGGGGCGTGGCATCTACGCCTACCGGCTCGGCCCGGTGACGGCAACCCGGAAGATGGTCGTCATCGGCCAGATGCATGGCAACGAGCGGGTCGGCGTGGCGGTCGCCTGGACGCTGATGTCCCGGCCGGTGCCGCCGGGCGTGCAGCTGTGGGTGATCACCACCATGAACCCGGACGGCTACGCCGCCAACCGGCGCACCAACGCGCGCGGCGTGGACCTCAACCGGAACTTCCCCAGCACCGACTGGCGCCGCCGCGGGGCGGGTACGACGACCTACTCGGGACCTACTGCGGGCAGCGAGCCGGAGACCAAGGCGCTCGTGGCGTTCCTGGCCAGGATCAAGCCGCGGACCACGGTGATCCTGCACCAGCCGTTCGGGCTGGTGGACTACTCCGGCGGTGACCGGTCGGTGGCGGTGCTGCTCGGTCGGCAGACGGGTCTGACGGTGCGCAGCCTCGGGGCCTCCGGCGGCAACCTGACGACCTGGCACATGCAGCGCCTCGGTGGGACGACGGCGGTGACCCTCGAGCTGCCGGCGACGGTGCGGAGCGCCCTGACCCTGCGCACGGTGGCCGCGCTGGACGCCCTGGCGGCGGCTCGCTGACCCGTCGGCCCCCGGCCAAATGGCTTTTCGGTCAGAGCTGCCGGTCGGCCAGCACTGGGAACTCCGAGCGGGTCTTGGTGACCAGCGCCGGGTTGAGGTCGGCGACCAGGACCTGCTCGTCCTGGCCGGCCTCCGCCACCACGACGCCCCACGGGTCGACGACCACCGAGCCGCCGCCCATGGCCAGCCCGGCCTGCACCCCCGCGGTGTTGGTCGCCACGACGTACGCCTGCTCCTCCACGGCTCGGGCCTGCGCGAGCAGCCGCCAGTGCGCGACCCGCAGCGCCGGCCAGGCCGCAGGGACCACGAAGGCCTGCGCCCCGCGGTCCAGCAGCGCGCGGAACATCTCCGGGAAGCGCAGGTCGTAGCAGGTCGCGAGGCCGACCGCGAGGCCGCCGATGTCCGCCACGACCAGGTCGGTCCCGGCGGTCATGAGCGCCGGCTCGCCCGCGCTGAACCCGAACAGGTGGATCTTCCGGTAGGTCGCCAGCAGGGCGCCGTCCGGCCCCACCAGCAGAGCGGTGTTGTACAGCCGTCCCTCGGCGTCCCGCTCGACGATGGAGCCGGCGTGCACGTGCGCGCCGATCGCGCGGGCCGCTGCCGAGGCCATCGCGAGGGTGGGGCCGTCGACCGGCTCCGCCTCGGCGGCCCACCGCTGGTAGGTGAACCCACCCTGCGGCCACAGCTCGGGCAGCACCACCAGGTCGGCCCCCGCCTGGGCCCGGAGCAGCGAGTCCACGTCGCCGCGCAGGTCGTGGGTCGGTCGCTCGTAGGACGGCGCCAGCTGGCACAGGTGCACGCGCATGACCCGATCCTCCCACCGACGCCTCGGTTGACCATGGGCGGCGGGCGGGCGGTCACGGGGGCGAGGGGTGACCGTTCGAAGGGATACCCCCGGGGGTATAGAGTGAGGTCATGAGACTCTCCCGTCGCGCCGCCATGACTGCCTCCGGGGCCGCCCTCTCGCTCGCGCTGCTCGGCCCGCTGGCCGCCTGCAGCAGCTCGACGAGCAGCAGCACGGCCGCCACTCCGGTCCAGGAGACGCAGGCGATCACCAAAGTGGACCCGGCCACCGCCGACTCCCTCGTGAAGCAGGGCGTCACCGTCCTCGACGTGCGCACCCCCGAGGAGTTCGCAACCGGCCACATCACCGGCGCGGTGAACGTCAACTGGGAGGGCACCGACTTCGCCACCCAGGTCAAGCAGCTCGACCCGGCCAAGCCGGTGCTCGTCTACTGCCACAGCGGCAACCGCAGCGGCCAGGCCGTCCAGGTGATGGAACAGGAGGGCTTCCAGCGGATCTTCGACCTCGCTGGCGGCGTCCTCGCCTGGAACGCGGCCGGACAACCCCTGACCACAAGCTGACGAACCGGCTACCCAGCCCCGCGCCGGCCCGCTAGCGTCACCCCCGTGACGGGGCCGGACGACGCCCAGGCGACAGGGTACGACGGGTACCGGGACGCCCTGCGGGACTTCGTCGCCTTGATCGGCGAGCTGCGCGCCGAGGACTGGGCGCTGCCGACCGACCTGCCCGGGTGGACCGTGCAGGACAACGTCAGCCACGTGATCGGATTGGAGTCCGACCTGCTCGGGCGCCCGCTGCCCGACCACCTGCCGGACTGGGACCGGCTCCCGCACGTGCGCGACCACCTCGGGCGGTTCATGGAGGTGGCCGTCGACGTGCGGCGCGCCGCCACCCCCGAGCAGCTGCTGGCCGAGCTCCGGGAGGTCGTCGCCGAGCGGATCCGGGCCCTCGAACAGGGCCAGGCCCGCGCGGAGGATGCGGCCGCGACCGGCTACTTCCGCGACGTCGACCGGATGCTGGCGATCCGGCCGTTCGACATCTGGGCCCACGAGCAGGACATCCGCCGCGCGACCGCGCGGCCCGGCAACCTCGACTCGACCGGCGCCCGGGCGGCCCGGCGGCAGATCCTCGCTGCGCTCCCGATGGTGATCGGCAGTCGGGTCCGACCCGAGCCGGGCACCCGTGTGGTCTGGGACGTCGAGGGCCCGCTGTCCCTCCACGCCGGGGTGGCCATGAGCCGCAGCGGCCAGGCGGTCAGCGACGACCCCGAGGCCCCCGGCCCCACCGTGCTGATCCGGCTCGGCTGGGAGGACTTCGTCATGCTGGCCTGCGGCCGGCGTCTCCCCGCGGCGTGCACCGTCGAGGTCGAGGGCGACGCCGGACTGGCCGAACGCGTCCTGGCGGCCATGGCCATCACCCCCTGACCCACCCCTGCCGGGGGTGGGTCGGTCAGACCCAGGTGACGGCCACCGCAGGGTCCTCCACGAGAGCGGCGATGTCGGCCAGGAACCGGGAGCCGAGCTCACCGTCGATCAGCCGGTGGTCGAAGGACACGGCCAGCTCGACCACCCAACGCGGCCGGACCTTGCCCTTGTGCACCCAGGGCCGCTGGGTCACCGCTCCGACCGCGAGGATGGCCGACTCCCCAGGGTTGATGATCGGCGTGCCGCCGTCGATCCCGAACACGCCGATGTTGGTGATCGTGAAGGTCCCACCGGAGAGCTCGGCCGGCGCGGTCTTGCCCGCCTTGGCAGTGTCCACGAGGTCGGTCAGCGCGCGGGCCAGCTCGGGCAGCGACAGCCGGTCGGCGTCCTTGATGTTCGGCACCAGCAGGCCCCGGGGAGTGGCCGCCGCGATCCCCAGGTTCACGTAGTCCTTGTAGACGATCTCGCCAGCGTCGCCGTCCCAGACCGCGTTGATGCCCGGGTGCCGCCGGGCCGCGAGCAGCGCCGCCCGGGCGAACAGGGTCAGCGGGGTGACCCGCGTGTCCTTGAACGCAGGGGTCGCCCGCAGCCGGGACACCAGCTTCATGGTCCTGGTGGCGTCGACCTGCACCCACTCGGTGACGTGCGGCGCGGTGAACGCCGAGGCGACCATGGCCTCGGCCATGTGCCGGCGCACCCCCTTGATCGGCTCGCGCCGCTCCCGGGGGCCGGCGGCGACCGGCCGCAGCGACGGCCGGCCGGCCGCCGAGGGGGGCTGCGTGGCCGCCGCCTCGACGTCGGCCCGGGTGATCGTGTCGTGCGGTCCGGTCGGGACCACGGTGCTGAGGTCGACACCGAGGTCCTTGGCCAGCCGGCGCACGAGCGGCTTGGTCCGCACCGGGCCGGAGGGTGCCGGCACCGGCTCCGCGTCCGCCTGATGGCTCAGCGCCCGCTCGACGGCGCGGCCGACCTCCATCCCACCCAGGCGGGTCGGCGGCTTCGGCCGGGTCGAGCCACCCCCAAGACGACGCGGACGCCGGGCCGTCCCGAACGTCTCCTTGACGCCGTACCCGACGAGCACCGCGTGGTGCTCACCCTCGGGCTGCACCGTCGTCGTCCCAGCCGCCGTCGCGCCCTCGGCGCTCTCACCGGGCGCGGTGTCGATCGTGATGATCGGCGTGCCGACGTCGACCGTCTCGCCCTCGTTGGCCAGCAGCGCGACCACCACCCCCTCGTAGGGGCAGGGCAGCTCGACGGCGGCCTTGGCGGTCTCGATCTCGACGATCGTCTGGTTCACCGACACGTGCTCGCCCGGCTGGACGAACCACTGCAGGATCTCGCCGTCGGCGAGCCCCTCGCCGACGTCGGGCAGGCGGAACTGCTCCAGCTGTCCCATCAGTGCTCCAAGGCGCGGTCGACGGCGTCCAGGACGCGGTCGAGGTCCGGCAGGTAGTGGTCCTCCAGGCGGGACGGCGGGTACGGCGTGTGGTAACCACCGACTCGCAGCACCGGTGCCTCCAGCGCGTAGAAGCAGCGCTCGCTGATCCGCGCGGCGATCTCGGCCCCGAGCCCCAGGAACACCGGGGCCTCGTGGACGACGACCAACCGGCCGGTCCGCTCCACCGACTCGGCCAGGGTGTCCACGTCCAGCGGCGACAGCGTGCGCAGGTCCACGACCTCCAGGTCGCGGCCGTCGGCCTCGGCGGCGGTGGCGGCGTCCAGGCAGGTGCGCACCATCGGGCCGTAG
Coding sequences:
- a CDS encoding dihydrolipoamide acetyltransferase family protein, translated to MGQLEQFRLPDVGEGLADGEILQWFVQPGEHVSVNQTIVEIETAKAAVELPCPYEGVVVALLANEGETVDVGTPIITIDTAPGESAEGATAAGTTTVQPEGEHHAVLVGYGVKETFGTARRPRRLGGGSTRPKPPTRLGGMEVGRAVERALSHQADAEPVPAPSGPVRTKPLVRRLAKDLGVDLSTVVPTGPHDTITRADVEAAATQPPSAAGRPSLRPVAAGPRERREPIKGVRRHMAEAMVASAFTAPHVTEWVQVDATRTMKLVSRLRATPAFKDTRVTPLTLFARAALLAARRHPGINAVWDGDAGEIVYKDYVNLGIAAATPRGLLVPNIKDADRLSLPELARALTDLVDTAKAGKTAPAELSGGTFTITNIGVFGIDGGTPIINPGESAILAVGAVTQRPWVHKGKVRPRWVVELAVSFDHRLIDGELGSRFLADIAALVEDPAVAVTWV